One window of the Perca flavescens isolate YP-PL-M2 chromosome 16, PFLA_1.0, whole genome shotgun sequence genome contains the following:
- the rc3h2 gene encoding roquin-2 isoform X2, translating to MPVQAAQWTEFLSCPICYNEFDSSDHQPISLGCSHTVCKTCLHKLHRKACPFDQTPISTDIDLLPVNCALLQLVGAQVPDVQPVSLSSAAEVENYEVCKVCVEELALYLKPISGAKGVANLSQSVLSRPMQRKLVTLVNCQLVEEEGRVRAVRAGRSLGERTVTELILQHQNPQQLSANLWAAVRARGCQFLGPAMQEDALKLVLLALEDGSALSRKVLVLFVVQKLEARFPQASKTSIGHVVQLLYRASCFKVTKRDEDSSLMQLKEEFRTYEALRREHDTQIVHIAMEAGLRISPEQWSSLLYGDLVHKSHMQSIIDKLQSPESFAKSVQELTIVLQRTGDPANLTSLRPHLELLANIDHNPDAPAPSWEELESVMLAVKLVVHGLVEFIQNFSKKSHDAPQPQANSKYKTSMCRDLRQQGGCPRGTNCTFAHTQDELEKFRLRNKKSSSVGRVFPLAPGVMGKTFTMEGSIHSDVSAGMGQGLKGTGENTDSLTEGMPGLTHAQLISRGADMMEEMNRAVPNGSNDAKGCNGLTTRNSSGSTEQKPISPPRTPVSHSSASSPLTTVGRGDGGTLMPKHGQFVLRAPHPSQASELYYQEPHAYESPHYQPTCSYYQSTIHPPHKPCMARFLRSTNVPESSLPPSIGPPSSSYPSDPQAPHPPSSSSSGYPPHPPRDRMGPTAFHHHPGQPQYGPLAPAHGVYAPLYDSRRVWRPQLYHREDARSNSLPPEVLHSSVYQPPLRERFNSLDSNYCSGAEHRAGLHRDYGRVPLGYEDLFRRKQEQWAHHHHHHNANRPSQSSPIFTIDFGTERVESSGGQCVGCRFRGEESLAHYSPWSCGTIGPCLGSFEPETLAHTSAHSCSEHSESDSNEAGGGGGGGSSSGVGKRWLQSLDHYRRLKDEDPIIPFSEGPIISKWGAISRASRTGYHTTEPIQATACQGSANTTPINFKDYNHHLDHSDYRWSSRGSDSSSHSSFLESEQLCASEHHCCRTSISSGEKIVSDLQVCQTAYSRDRGQAESEPDPDRDIELELCALDLEDSDPQDIKSPESLDLATPQSQDASHLRPPPCSSPLLSSPVEEQSQTECSSTEKMDAHLLKKMAFRKSLSPGGLVSGGLGVGKLVLRTGPPRLGDTSTRACPKMPGTEMLLNGS from the exons ATGCCAGTGCAGGCGGCCCAGTGGACAGAGTTCCTGTCCTGTCCCATCTGCTACAATGAGTTTGACAGCAGCGACCACCAGCCCATCAGCCTGGGCTGCTCCCACACGGTGTGTAAGACCTGCCTACACAAACTGCACCGCAAGGCCTGCCCCTTCGATCAGACGCCAATCAGCACCGATATCGACCTGCTGCCAGTCAACTGTGCCCTGCTGCAGCTGGTTGGTGCTCAA GTCCCAGATGTGCAGCCGGTGAGCCTGAGCAGTGCAGCAGAAGTTGAGAACTACGAGGTGTGCAAGGTGTGCGTGGAAGAGCTGGCTCTCTACTTAAAACCTATCAGCGGAGCAaaag GTGTGGCGAATCTGAGTCAGAGCGTGCTCAGCCGGCCAATGCAGAGGAAGCTGGTGACCTTGGTGAACTGCCagctggtggaggaggagggccGTGTGCGGGCAGTGCGGGCAGGCCGGTCGCTGGGGGAACGAACCGTAACCGAGCTCATCCTGCAACACCAGAACCCCCAGCAGCTCTCTGCCAACCTCTGGGCAGCAGTGAGGGCGCGGGGCTGCCAGTTCCTGGGACCTG CTATGCAAGAAGATGCTCTGAAGCTAGTTTTACTGGCTCTGGAGGATGGCTCAGCTTTGTCCAGGAAGGTGTTGGTATTGTTTGTAGTCCAAAAACTCGAGGCTCGGTTCCCCCAGGCCTCCAAAACCAGCATAGGGCACGTGGTGCAGCTTCTCTACAGGGCTTCCTGCTTTAAG GTGACTAAGCGTGATGAAGACTCCTCACTGATGCAGCTGAAAGAAGAGTTTCGAACGTACGAGGCTCTCCGGAGAGAACATGACACTCAGATCGTCCACATCGCCATGGAGGCAGGCCTACGAATTTCACCTGAGCAGTGGTCTTCTCTGCTGTATGGAGACCTGGTCCACAAGTCACATATGCAGTCCATTATTGACAAG TTGCAGTCTCCAGAGTCGTTTGCAAAGAGCGTTCAGGAGCTGACGATCGTTTTGCAGAGGACGGGAGACCCAGCCAACCTCACCAGCCTTAGACCACACCTAGAGCTACTAGCCAATATAGACCACAACCCAG ATGCCCCGGCACCATCATGGGAGGAGCTGGAAAGTGTGATGCTGGCTGTAAAGTTGGTGGTTCATGGACTAGTGGAATTCATACAGAACTTCAGCAAGAAGAGCCATGATGCTCCCCAG CCTCAGGCCAACAGCAAGTACAAGACCAGCATGTGCCGAGACCTTCGTCAGCAGGGAGGCTGTCCCAGAGGAACCAACTGtacatttgcacacacacaggatgagCTGGAGAA ATTTAGACTGAGAAACAAGAAGAGCAGCAGCGTAGGCCGCGTATTCCCATTAGCACCTGGGGTTATGGGTAAAACCTTCACCATGGAGGGCAGCATCCACTCAGATGTGTCTGCAGGCATGGGGCAGGGGCTCAAAGGCACAGGGGAGAACACAGACTCCCTGACAGAGGGAATGCCCGGCCTGACTCACGCCCAACTGATCTCCAGAGGGGCTGACATGATGGAGGAAATGAACAGAGCGGTGCCAAATGGATCCAATGATGCTAAAGGGTGCAACGGGCTAACTACCAGAAACTCATCAGGGTCCACTGAACA GAAGCCCATTTCACCTCCCAGGACTCCAGTCAGCCACTCCTCAGCATCGTCTCCTTTGACAACAGTTGGGCGGGGTGATGGTGGCACTCTTATGCCCAAACATGGTCAGTTCGTGCTGCGTGCACCACATCCTTCTCAGGCGTCAGAGCTGTACTATCAGGAGCCCCACGCATACGAGTCACCCCATTATCAACCAACCT GTTCCTACTACCAATCTACTATTCATCCTCCTCATAAACCCTGCATGGCTCGCTTTCTTCGATCCACCAACGTCCCAGAATCCTCTCTGCCGCCCTCGATTGGCCCTCCATCATCTTCCTACCCCAGTGACCCTCAAGCGCCACACccaccttcctcctcttcttcaggGTACCCGCCACACCCGCCTAGAGATCGGATGGGACCTACTGCCTTCCATCACCACCCGGGGCAGCCTCAGTATGGGCCTCTGGCTCCTGCTCATGGTGTTTATGCTCCCCTCTATGACAGCAGGAGAGTATGGAGGCCTCAG CTGTACCACAGAGAGGATGCCAGGAGTAACTCACTGCCTCCAGAGGTGCTGCATTCCTCTGTCTACCAGCCTCCACTCAGGGAGAGATTCAACTCTCTAGACAGCAACTACTGCTCCGGAGCTGAACACCGCGCAGGGCTACACAGG GATTATGGCCGTGTTCCTCTCGGCTACGAGGATCTGTTCAGAAGGAAGCAGGAACAGTGGgctcatcatcaccatcatcacaaTGCCAATAGGCCCTCCCAGTCCTCCCCCATCTTCACCATCGATTTTGGAACTGAG cgTGTGGAGAGCAGTGGAGGCCAGTGTGTGGGGTGCAGGTTCAGAGGCGAAGAAAGTTTAGCGCACTACTCTCCGTGGTCCTGTGGTACCATCGGCCCCTGCCTCGGCTCCTTTGAGCCGGAAACGCTCGCGCACACCTCGGCTCACTCCTGCTCAGAGCACTCG GAGTCGGACAGTAATGAAGCTGGTGGTGGCGGAGGCGGTGGCAGTAGTAGTGGTGTCGGGAAGCGATGGCTGCAATCCTTGGATCACTACCGGCGCTTGAAAGACGAGGATCCGATCATTCCCTTTAGTGAGGGGCCCATTATCTCCAAGTGGGGTGCCATATCCAGGGCATCTCGCACGGGCTACCACACCACCGAACCTATCCAAGCCACGGCCTGCCAGGGCAGCGCCAACACCACACCCATCAACTTCAAAG atTACAACCACCACTTAGATCACAGTGACTACAGGTGGAGCTCCAGAGGATCAGACTCTTCCAGCCACTCCAGTTTCCTAGAGAG TGAGCAGCTTTGTGCATCAGAACATCACTGCTGTCGAACCTCAATAAGCAGTGGAGAGAAAATCGTGTCTGATCTGCAAGTTTGTCAGACCGCCTACAGCCGGGATCGGGGCCAGGCCGAGAGCGAACCGGACCCAGATCGAGATATTGAGCTCGAACTGTGCGCTCTTGACTTGGAGGATTCAGACCCCCAGGACATCAAGTCTCCG GAGTCTTTAGACCTGGCCACCCCACAGTCTCAGGATGCTTCCCATCTCCGCCCACCACCCtgctcctctcccctcctctcttctcctgtgGAGGAGCAGTCCCAAACGGAGTGTTCTTCGACAGAAAAGATGGATGCTCACCTGCTTAAAAAGATGGCCTTCAG GAAGTCTCTGTCTCCTGGAGGGTTAGTTTCAGGAGGTCTGGGTGTCGGCAAGCTTGTGCTGCGGACTGGACCTCCTCGACTGGGGGACACTTCCACCCGGGCTTGTCCTAAAATGCCCGGGACAGAGATGCTACTCAATGGAAGCTAA
- the rc3h2 gene encoding roquin-2 isoform X1 yields MPVQAAQWTEFLSCPICYNEFDSSDHQPISLGCSHTVCKTCLHKLHRKACPFDQTPISTDIDLLPVNCALLQLVGAQVPDVQPVSLSSAAEVENYEVCKVCVEELALYLKPISGAKGVANLSQSVLSRPMQRKLVTLVNCQLVEEEGRVRAVRAGRSLGERTVTELILQHQNPQQLSANLWAAVRARGCQFLGPAMQEDALKLVLLALEDGSALSRKVLVLFVVQKLEARFPQASKTSIGHVVQLLYRASCFKVTKRDEDSSLMQLKEEFRTYEALRREHDTQIVHIAMEAGLRISPEQWSSLLYGDLVHKSHMQSIIDKLQSPESFAKSVQELTIVLQRTGDPANLTSLRPHLELLANIDHNPDAPAPSWEELESVMLAVKLVVHGLVEFIQNFSKKSHDAPQPQANSKYKTSMCRDLRQQGGCPRGTNCTFAHTQDELEKFRLRNKKSSSVGRVFPLAPGVMGKTFTMEGSIHSDVSAGMGQGLKGTGENTDSLTEGMPGLTHAQLISRGADMMEEMNRAVPNGSNDAKGCNGLTTRNSSGSTEQKPISPPRTPVSHSSASSPLTTVGRGDGGTLMPKHGQFVLRAPHPSQASELYYQEPHAYESPHYQPTSGSYYQSTIHPPHKPCMARFLRSTNVPESSLPPSIGPPSSSYPSDPQAPHPPSSSSSGYPPHPPRDRMGPTAFHHHPGQPQYGPLAPAHGVYAPLYDSRRVWRPQLYHREDARSNSLPPEVLHSSVYQPPLRERFNSLDSNYCSGAEHRAGLHRDYGRVPLGYEDLFRRKQEQWAHHHHHHNANRPSQSSPIFTIDFGTERVESSGGQCVGCRFRGEESLAHYSPWSCGTIGPCLGSFEPETLAHTSAHSCSEHSESDSNEAGGGGGGGSSSGVGKRWLQSLDHYRRLKDEDPIIPFSEGPIISKWGAISRASRTGYHTTEPIQATACQGSANTTPINFKDYNHHLDHSDYRWSSRGSDSSSHSSFLESEQLCASEHHCCRTSISSGEKIVSDLQVCQTAYSRDRGQAESEPDPDRDIELELCALDLEDSDPQDIKSPESLDLATPQSQDASHLRPPPCSSPLLSSPVEEQSQTECSSTEKMDAHLLKKMAFRKSLSPGGLVSGGLGVGKLVLRTGPPRLGDTSTRACPKMPGTEMLLNGS; encoded by the exons ATGCCAGTGCAGGCGGCCCAGTGGACAGAGTTCCTGTCCTGTCCCATCTGCTACAATGAGTTTGACAGCAGCGACCACCAGCCCATCAGCCTGGGCTGCTCCCACACGGTGTGTAAGACCTGCCTACACAAACTGCACCGCAAGGCCTGCCCCTTCGATCAGACGCCAATCAGCACCGATATCGACCTGCTGCCAGTCAACTGTGCCCTGCTGCAGCTGGTTGGTGCTCAA GTCCCAGATGTGCAGCCGGTGAGCCTGAGCAGTGCAGCAGAAGTTGAGAACTACGAGGTGTGCAAGGTGTGCGTGGAAGAGCTGGCTCTCTACTTAAAACCTATCAGCGGAGCAaaag GTGTGGCGAATCTGAGTCAGAGCGTGCTCAGCCGGCCAATGCAGAGGAAGCTGGTGACCTTGGTGAACTGCCagctggtggaggaggagggccGTGTGCGGGCAGTGCGGGCAGGCCGGTCGCTGGGGGAACGAACCGTAACCGAGCTCATCCTGCAACACCAGAACCCCCAGCAGCTCTCTGCCAACCTCTGGGCAGCAGTGAGGGCGCGGGGCTGCCAGTTCCTGGGACCTG CTATGCAAGAAGATGCTCTGAAGCTAGTTTTACTGGCTCTGGAGGATGGCTCAGCTTTGTCCAGGAAGGTGTTGGTATTGTTTGTAGTCCAAAAACTCGAGGCTCGGTTCCCCCAGGCCTCCAAAACCAGCATAGGGCACGTGGTGCAGCTTCTCTACAGGGCTTCCTGCTTTAAG GTGACTAAGCGTGATGAAGACTCCTCACTGATGCAGCTGAAAGAAGAGTTTCGAACGTACGAGGCTCTCCGGAGAGAACATGACACTCAGATCGTCCACATCGCCATGGAGGCAGGCCTACGAATTTCACCTGAGCAGTGGTCTTCTCTGCTGTATGGAGACCTGGTCCACAAGTCACATATGCAGTCCATTATTGACAAG TTGCAGTCTCCAGAGTCGTTTGCAAAGAGCGTTCAGGAGCTGACGATCGTTTTGCAGAGGACGGGAGACCCAGCCAACCTCACCAGCCTTAGACCACACCTAGAGCTACTAGCCAATATAGACCACAACCCAG ATGCCCCGGCACCATCATGGGAGGAGCTGGAAAGTGTGATGCTGGCTGTAAAGTTGGTGGTTCATGGACTAGTGGAATTCATACAGAACTTCAGCAAGAAGAGCCATGATGCTCCCCAG CCTCAGGCCAACAGCAAGTACAAGACCAGCATGTGCCGAGACCTTCGTCAGCAGGGAGGCTGTCCCAGAGGAACCAACTGtacatttgcacacacacaggatgagCTGGAGAA ATTTAGACTGAGAAACAAGAAGAGCAGCAGCGTAGGCCGCGTATTCCCATTAGCACCTGGGGTTATGGGTAAAACCTTCACCATGGAGGGCAGCATCCACTCAGATGTGTCTGCAGGCATGGGGCAGGGGCTCAAAGGCACAGGGGAGAACACAGACTCCCTGACAGAGGGAATGCCCGGCCTGACTCACGCCCAACTGATCTCCAGAGGGGCTGACATGATGGAGGAAATGAACAGAGCGGTGCCAAATGGATCCAATGATGCTAAAGGGTGCAACGGGCTAACTACCAGAAACTCATCAGGGTCCACTGAACA GAAGCCCATTTCACCTCCCAGGACTCCAGTCAGCCACTCCTCAGCATCGTCTCCTTTGACAACAGTTGGGCGGGGTGATGGTGGCACTCTTATGCCCAAACATGGTCAGTTCGTGCTGCGTGCACCACATCCTTCTCAGGCGTCAGAGCTGTACTATCAGGAGCCCCACGCATACGAGTCACCCCATTATCAACCAACCT caGGTTCCTACTACCAATCTACTATTCATCCTCCTCATAAACCCTGCATGGCTCGCTTTCTTCGATCCACCAACGTCCCAGAATCCTCTCTGCCGCCCTCGATTGGCCCTCCATCATCTTCCTACCCCAGTGACCCTCAAGCGCCACACccaccttcctcctcttcttcaggGTACCCGCCACACCCGCCTAGAGATCGGATGGGACCTACTGCCTTCCATCACCACCCGGGGCAGCCTCAGTATGGGCCTCTGGCTCCTGCTCATGGTGTTTATGCTCCCCTCTATGACAGCAGGAGAGTATGGAGGCCTCAG CTGTACCACAGAGAGGATGCCAGGAGTAACTCACTGCCTCCAGAGGTGCTGCATTCCTCTGTCTACCAGCCTCCACTCAGGGAGAGATTCAACTCTCTAGACAGCAACTACTGCTCCGGAGCTGAACACCGCGCAGGGCTACACAGG GATTATGGCCGTGTTCCTCTCGGCTACGAGGATCTGTTCAGAAGGAAGCAGGAACAGTGGgctcatcatcaccatcatcacaaTGCCAATAGGCCCTCCCAGTCCTCCCCCATCTTCACCATCGATTTTGGAACTGAG cgTGTGGAGAGCAGTGGAGGCCAGTGTGTGGGGTGCAGGTTCAGAGGCGAAGAAAGTTTAGCGCACTACTCTCCGTGGTCCTGTGGTACCATCGGCCCCTGCCTCGGCTCCTTTGAGCCGGAAACGCTCGCGCACACCTCGGCTCACTCCTGCTCAGAGCACTCG GAGTCGGACAGTAATGAAGCTGGTGGTGGCGGAGGCGGTGGCAGTAGTAGTGGTGTCGGGAAGCGATGGCTGCAATCCTTGGATCACTACCGGCGCTTGAAAGACGAGGATCCGATCATTCCCTTTAGTGAGGGGCCCATTATCTCCAAGTGGGGTGCCATATCCAGGGCATCTCGCACGGGCTACCACACCACCGAACCTATCCAAGCCACGGCCTGCCAGGGCAGCGCCAACACCACACCCATCAACTTCAAAG atTACAACCACCACTTAGATCACAGTGACTACAGGTGGAGCTCCAGAGGATCAGACTCTTCCAGCCACTCCAGTTTCCTAGAGAG TGAGCAGCTTTGTGCATCAGAACATCACTGCTGTCGAACCTCAATAAGCAGTGGAGAGAAAATCGTGTCTGATCTGCAAGTTTGTCAGACCGCCTACAGCCGGGATCGGGGCCAGGCCGAGAGCGAACCGGACCCAGATCGAGATATTGAGCTCGAACTGTGCGCTCTTGACTTGGAGGATTCAGACCCCCAGGACATCAAGTCTCCG GAGTCTTTAGACCTGGCCACCCCACAGTCTCAGGATGCTTCCCATCTCCGCCCACCACCCtgctcctctcccctcctctcttctcctgtgGAGGAGCAGTCCCAAACGGAGTGTTCTTCGACAGAAAAGATGGATGCTCACCTGCTTAAAAAGATGGCCTTCAG GAAGTCTCTGTCTCCTGGAGGGTTAGTTTCAGGAGGTCTGGGTGTCGGCAAGCTTGTGCTGCGGACTGGACCTCCTCGACTGGGGGACACTTCCACCCGGGCTTGTCCTAAAATGCCCGGGACAGAGATGCTACTCAATGGAAGCTAA